DNA sequence from the Rhizobium lusitanum genome:
CGGCGACGGGTGGATTGCTGCCGCTGGAATTCACCATCGACGGCGCGGTACGCAACATCACTTTGCCCGCCACGGTCTCCGTCAACGCCGCCGAGAGCTATTTTTCGGCGGCCAAGCTCGGCCTCGGACTGATCCAGGTGCCGCGCTATCACGCTGAAGAAGCCCTGAAATCCGGCGAGTTGCTTCACGTCCTCAAGGACTTTCCGCCAACCAGAACACCGGTCTCGATGCTCTACCCCCGCAACCGCCAGCTCTCCCCGCGCGTGCGCGTCTTCATCGACTGGCTCGTCCAGGTATTTGCCCGACAAACCGAAGCTGAAGGCAGCAGTGGATGAATATTTCCCCGAACCGATCAAATAAATGAAACCAGCTCTTTGAATGCGCCGACAGCACTCCTACGTCGAAGGAGATTGTCTCGCCGGCGCCGGCTCGCACGCCGCAATGACCCCCATGATTTTCGAGAGGGACTGGATCCATGACTGAACAGAAGCAATTGAAGCTTGGGGCCTTCATGCGTCCCGTCAGCCTGCATACCGGCGCATGGCGCTATCCCGGCGCTTACCCGGATGCGAATTTCAATTTCCAGCATATCAAAGGCTTCGCCCAGGAACTGGAAAAGGCGAAGTTCGATGCCTTCTTCATGGCCGATCACCTTGCCGTGCTGAACATGCCGGTCGAGGCGCTAAAGCGCAGCCATACCGTGACGTCCTTCGAGCCGTTCACCCTGCTCTCGGCGCTTGCCGCCGTCACCGAAAGGATCGGCCTCGTCGCCACGGCGTCGACCACCTTCGACCAGCCCTATCACATCGCCCGACGCTTCGCCTCCCTCGACCACATCAGCGGTGGTCGCGCCGGCTGGAATATCGTCACGACCTCCAACCCGGACGCGGCGTTGAATTTCGGCCTCGACGAGCATATGGAGCACGGCGAGCGCTATCACCGCGCCCGCGAGTTCTACGATGTCGTTACCGGCCTCTGGGACAGCTTTGCCGACGATGCCTTCATCCGCGATGCCGAGAGCGGCATCTTCTTCGATCCGGACAAGATGCATGTGCTCGCCCACAAGGGCGAGGAGCTTAGCGTGCGCGGGCCGCTCAACATCGCCCGCCCGCCGCAAGGCTGGCCGGTAATCGTCCAGGCCGGGCAATCCGACGTTGGCCGTCAGCTCGCCGCCGAAACGGCGGAAGCAGTTTTTGCCGCCCCGCGCAATCTCGCCGACGGCAAGGCGATCTACGCCGATATCAAGGGCCGGATGAAAAAGATCGGCCGCAACCCGGATCATCTAAAGATCCTCCCCGCCGCCTTTATCATCGTGGGCGATACTGTCGAGGAGGCCAAGGCCAAGCGCGCCAAGCTCGACAGCCTGGTGCATTACGACAGTGCCATCGCCTCCCTGTCGATCTCGCTCGGTCATGATGCTTCAAGCTTCGATCCCGACGGCCCGCTGCCCGCGACGCCGGAAACCAACGCCAGCAAAAGCGGCCGCGAGCGCGTCATCGCTTTGGCCGAGGAGGAGAAACTGACCGTGCGCCAGCTTGCCCAGCGCCTCGGCGGCTATGCCGGCCTTGCCTTTGTCGGCACGCCGCAGACGATCGCCGACGAGATGGAGCAATGGTTGCACGAGGAAGGCTCCGACGGCTTCAACGTCGTCTTCCCCTTCCTGCCGCAGGGCCTGCTTGATGTCACCACCCGCGTCGTTCCGGAGCTACAACGCCGCGGCATCTTCCGCCGCGACTACGAAGGCACGACCTTGCGCGAAAATCTCGGCCTGCCGCGCCCGGAAAACCGCTTCTTCAAACCCGTTTCCGAAGCGGCGCAATAAGAGACATGCCGATGAGCCATATCACGCCGATCGACTACGATACCGCGTCAGAAGCCGTCCGCACTGAGCACGACCGTGAGGTCGCGCTGCGCGGACGCATGACCAATATGAAGCGGACGCTACTGCATTCGCCGGTGGCACACCGCATCTATGCCGAATGGTTCACGCTGCGCGAAGAGCTACGCCCGGCGCTGGACGACCGCGCCGTCTGGCTCTTCTGCCAGGCCATTTCGCTGGAAAGCCGGGCGATCATCCCCGTCGGCTTCTTCCGCCGCGCGCTGATCAATGCCGGCCTGACGCCGGAGACCATCGCACCGACCGAAGACGAAGCGCTGCTGATCGATTTCGGCAAGGCCATCGTCAAGGATTCCAACGCCGTGCCGGAGGCATTGTGGGCGAAGTTGAAGACGCGCTACGACGAACCCACACTCGTCAACCTCGTCGCTTTCGCCGGCATCATGATCGCCACAGCGGTTTATACCAATGTGGTGAAGGTGGATATCGATCCGGAGCTTGGAGCGTATCTGGAAGGGTTTGAATTACCCTCGAGATAATGAAAAGCCCCTCACCCCAGCCCTCTCCCCGTTTTGACGGGGAGAGGGAGCGACCTCGCCAAGGCCCCTTCGCCCCGCATGCGGGGAGAAGGTGGGCTCGAACAGTTGAGCAAAGGAAACTGCGAGAGGACAGATGAGGGGCCTTTCGGAGCTCGGAATTACCCCGAAATCACCGTCTCAAACTTCGGATTGCCACGGATCGTATTGCTGACCGTGCAGATCTCGTCCTCGGCGGCATGCGCAATCGCATTGCGGATCTCATCGCCGAAATCGCCCTTGATGGTGAAGGCGATGTTGAATTTCTCGACGCGCGACAGCCCTTCCGTCGCCTTCTCGCCGGTCACGACGGCGGTAACTTCCGTCAGCTTGTCGAGCACGCCGAGGCTGCTTGCGGCCATGCGGGCGCTGAGCACAAGACAGGCCGACAGCGAGGAATAGAGCAGGTCGAGCGGATTAAAACCCGGCTGCGACGGCGAGGTGACGATGTCGATCTCACCGCCCGTCACCGATGTTACATGCGGAAAGCCGGTGCGGCCGAGGGTGGCGGTGGCGCCCGTCTGTCTGGTCTTCACTCTCAACTCGGCCATATCGAAAATCCCTCAAATTAAAAGGTTGAAACTGTTGTTTGAAACATAGGGATTCACCTTGCCGGACACAATCGGCCTTCCTCACCCTTGCGCGTTGGCGCCAGTTGAGCCACCAAATGGCTACGAGCTCATCGCAGACAGGCAGAATTCCAATATGACCGTTTCCGATCCCCGCGCCTTCCTCACCTCCCTCTTCGACGCAGCCGTCCGCGCCGCCGATCCAATGACCGGCATTCGCGCGCACCTGCCTGCAAAGCCGAAAGGGCGGACGATCGTCATCGGC
Encoded proteins:
- a CDS encoding LLM class flavin-dependent oxidoreductase, which gives rise to MTEQKQLKLGAFMRPVSLHTGAWRYPGAYPDANFNFQHIKGFAQELEKAKFDAFFMADHLAVLNMPVEALKRSHTVTSFEPFTLLSALAAVTERIGLVATASTTFDQPYHIARRFASLDHISGGRAGWNIVTTSNPDAALNFGLDEHMEHGERYHRAREFYDVVTGLWDSFADDAFIRDAESGIFFDPDKMHVLAHKGEELSVRGPLNIARPPQGWPVIVQAGQSDVGRQLAAETAEAVFAAPRNLADGKAIYADIKGRMKKIGRNPDHLKILPAAFIIVGDTVEEAKAKRAKLDSLVHYDSAIASLSISLGHDASSFDPDGPLPATPETNASKSGRERVIALAEEEKLTVRQLAQRLGGYAGLAFVGTPQTIADEMEQWLHEEGSDGFNVVFPFLPQGLLDVTTRVVPELQRRGIFRRDYEGTTLRENLGLPRPENRFFKPVSEAAQ
- a CDS encoding OsmC family protein; this encodes MAELRVKTRQTGATATLGRTGFPHVTSVTGGEIDIVTSPSQPGFNPLDLLYSSLSACLVLSARMAASSLGVLDKLTEVTAVVTGEKATEGLSRVEKFNIAFTIKGDFGDEIRNAIAHAAEDEICTVSNTIRGNPKFETVISG